A window of the Theileria parva strain Muguga chromosome 2, complete sequence, whole genome shotgun sequence genome harbors these coding sequences:
- the ABD1 gene encoding mRNA capping enzyme family protein yields MINRPKSRRKVSKEDSTDSGFKELTSSDNPLLIEGYNLFDKQYNENTIHNRICHSIKESLDSISDPLSCNVVFQIGKLMSVVKSRSIYLPTETEAVLDFDFNKVKFVPNISKQCLDSLYLNLFVSKSDYCKLVQNNDYLEVELVYNTKTGNSDSKVNNKEGFCHSIIYRIPFIFNEKLNFNDLKQYTYNYLDSIIVYRPQSDYHFKVQTNCIISVNHNATETRGSVLKMLFRHLRTYNTNKLENVKFIKFNLEVVDEWDIPINDELCGLGIQELITSFYETFIATNSSNSNPFIDVDNSEESKVKIIQVSTDSSKIPNNSQLYRQYKRLIESKPNRFGYIVSLLESNTRMLLDLFNGTLVDSQLDTLDRKDDALDYYPNLFGDTAEFAQIHYDTRKVIRQQESAIEALRKYNNLVKRVLILCNIKKNASVLELACGHAQDLDKYNTKKIRKLMGIDISLREINEARRRYGQRKRTLSFNAEFHHGNLLDPKIYSMFIKNNTFDVVSIQLAIHYMLDTETSTNFILEKIHNSLNEGGLFIGSTICCDQLSKELASNLNNSHSSEVWEFGNPIFKITMDEKSVEEIKNSSESLSYTEINEVLNSNWGLKYHFFLMESIDESEYVVPWRKFVNLCSKIGLKLVESHPFQEYLELYKALFDSKKLDLPQDVYENMDYHFKNISNYVFSNDQMRVFSLYKIFIFQKITGRDKLYIQGVKIKKS; encoded by the exons ATGATTAATAGGCCTAAGAGTAGACGTAAAGTATCTAAGGAGGATTCCACAGATTCTGGATTTAAAGAACTGACATCTTCAGATAATCCCTTACTAATTGAGGgctataatttatttgataaaCAGTATAACGAGAATACAATACATAATCGGATATGTCATAGTATAAAGGAAAGTTTAGATAGCATTTCAGACCCTCTGTCATGTAATGTGGTCTTCCAAATAGGAAAATTAATGAGTGTAGTCAAATCAAGAAGCATATATTTACCAACTGAGACTGAAGCGGTTTTggattttgattttaacaAGGTAAAATTTGTACCAAACATATCAAAACAGTGCTTGGATTCTTTATATTTGAACCTCTTTGTAAGTAAATCTGACTACTGTAAATTAGTACAAAATAATGATTATCTAGAAGTTGAACTTGTGTATAATACTAAAACTGGTAACTCTGACTctaaagttaataataagGAAGGGTTTTGTCATTCAATCATATATAGAATCCcgtttatatttaatgaaaaattgaactttaatgatttaaaacaatatacttacaattatttggatagtattatagtatatagaCCTCAGTCAGATTACCATTTTAAGGTTCAAACTAACTGTATAATATCTGTTAACCACAATGCCACAGAGACTAGAGGATCAGTTTTGAAGATGTTATTTCGTCATTTGAGAACTTATAACACGAATAAATTGGAGAATGTAAAgttcataaaatttaaccttGAAGTTGTCGACGAGTGGGATATTCCAATTAATGATGAACTTTGTGGTCTTGGAATTCAGGAACTAATTACTTCGTTTTATGAGACGTTTATTGCTACAAATAGTTCCAACTCTAACCCATTTATTGACGTTGATAATTCTGAAGAGTCAAAGGTTAAGATTATACAAGTTTCTACAGACTCCTCGAAGATTCCAAATAACTCACAGCTTTACAGACAGTATAAAAGGTTAATAGAATCTAAACCTAACAGATTTGGTTACATAGTCTCACTTCTAGAATCTAATACTCGAATGTTACTTGATTTATTCAATGGCACACTGGTTGACTCGCAACTTGACACTCTAGATAGAAAGGATGATGCCTTGGATTATTATCCGAATTTATTTGGAGATACAGCAGAGTTTGCACAGATCCATTATGATACTAGGAAAGTCATAAGACAACAGGAATCAGCAATAGAAGCTTTGAGGAAGTACAATAACTTGGTGAAAAGAGTTTTAATCCTATGTAATATTAAGAAAAACGCCTCAGTGTTAGAACTAGCCTGTGGTCACGCTCAGGATTTGGATAAATATAACACTAAGAAAATTAGAAAACTCATGGGAATTGACATATCGCTGAGGGAAATTAATGAAGCTAGAAGAAGATACGGTCAGAGGAAGAGAACACTTTCATTTAACGCAGAGTTTCATCATGGGAACTTACTTGACCCTAAAATCTACTCAATgttcattaaaaataatacctTTGATGTGGTTTCAATACAACTGGCAATTCATTACATGCTCGACACTGAAACCTCAACTAACTTTATACTTGAGAAAATACACAATTCTCTAAATGAAGGAGGACTTTTTATAGGCTCAACCATCTGTTGTGATCAACTCTCCAAAGAATTAGCATCAAACTTAAACAATTCACACAGCTCCG AAGTGTGGGAGTTTGGGAATCCGATATTTAAGATAACTATGGACGAGAAATCAGTGGAGgagataaaaaattcatcGGAAAGCTTAAGTTATACAGAGATAAACGAGGTGTTAAATAGTAATTGGGGACTTAAATACCATTTCTTTTTAATGGAATCCATAGACGAAAGTGAGTATGTAGTTCCATGGCGTAAATTTGTGAATTTGTGTAGTAAAATCGGGTTAAAACTGGTGGAATCACATCCATTTCAAGAGTATCTGGAGCTGTATAAAGCATTATTTGACAGTAAGAAACTTGATTTACCACAAGATGTGTATGAGAACATGGATTACCATTTCAAGAATATCTCGAATTATGTGTTCTCAAATGACCAAATGAGAGTGTTTTCcctttataaaatttttatttttcagaAAATTACAGGCAGAGATAAGTTATATATCCAAGGTGTAAAGATAAAGAAAAGTTAA